One genomic region from Flagellimonas oceani encodes:
- a CDS encoding TolB family protein, whose protein sequence is MKIFVRLQEYLLPNYWHPIKIVLLLFCGTTLSTQSYSQENVKDTTSYIQTVDIDSSRIDTILAINEHFEAPNWHPDDYLIVNSKGKLYTLDLKTKDLNLLNTDFVDQSNNDHGISADGKWLAISHNDVTDPSPKSYKSAIYVVPVEGGTPKKVTSKVPSYWHGWSPDGKRLAYCAERNGNYDVYTISINGGDEKRLTTAEGLDDGPEYSPDGKYIYYNSYKSGHMQIWRMRTNGKKQEQLTFDKNSNWFPHPSPDGKWIAYIAYTSDQKQDHLFGKQVKLRVMNLETKDIKDITPVFYGGQGTINVPSWSPDSKKLAFVSYSVN, encoded by the coding sequence ATGAAGATTTTTGTTCGTCTTCAGGAATACTTATTGCCCAATTATTGGCATCCCATCAAAATAGTACTCCTGCTTTTCTGCGGAACAACGCTTTCTACACAGTCATATTCTCAAGAAAACGTAAAGGATACCACAAGTTACATTCAAACCGTTGACATTGATTCCAGTAGGATTGATACCATTCTTGCCATAAACGAACATTTTGAAGCGCCCAACTGGCATCCCGACGATTATTTGATAGTCAACAGCAAAGGCAAACTTTACACTTTGGATTTGAAAACCAAGGATTTAAACCTTTTGAACACCGATTTCGTCGACCAGAGCAACAACGACCACGGGATCTCAGCGGACGGCAAATGGTTGGCCATTAGCCATAACGATGTGACCGACCCCTCCCCTAAATCATATAAATCTGCCATCTACGTGGTTCCGGTTGAAGGAGGAACACCTAAGAAAGTCACTTCCAAAGTACCATCCTATTGGCACGGTTGGTCGCCCGACGGCAAACGATTGGCCTATTGTGCCGAACGAAACGGCAATTACGATGTGTATACCATTAGCATCAATGGGGGCGATGAAAAGAGATTGACCACAGCAGAAGGACTTGATGATGGCCCCGAGTATTCCCCCGATGGAAAATATATTTACTACAACTCCTATAAATCCGGACATATGCAGATTTGGCGCATGCGGACCAACGGTAAAAAACAGGAACAATTGACCTTTGATAAAAACTCGAACTGGTTCCCCCACCCATCACCGGATGGGAAATGGATTGCATATATTGCCTATACTTCGGACCAAAAACAAGATCATTTATTTGGAAAACAGGTCAAACTAAGGGTGATGAATCTTGAAACAAAGGATATTAAAGATATTACCCCGGTTTTCTACGGTGGCCAAGGAACCATAAATGTGCCTTCGTGGAGCCCTGACAGCAAAAAATTGGCATTTGTGAGCTATTCCGTCAACTAA
- a CDS encoding helix-turn-helix domain-containing protein — protein MKTITLKTAKIHQVLEQLQTTFAGKLTTDAKEHILEIDNPIGKGIIKGISFKGGISYMEFDMEFTEDIAMVASSPDHTPICFAYCSQGHFMHSFGTNGEKHELENFQTGIITSKKSQDNLLYFEKDMRLKMILILVSPTSRSANGNHLSEELQKLFFKNDKAQNFAYVGSYNLKVAERVRQLNSIDETGIARRLMVEGLVHLILALEIQQHSDDLKKTDLQESSLTKNEMEVVRELSLFVNNYPEKQLSVTYLCKKGGLSPSKLQEGFKLMHGTTVTDYIRDVRVQLAENLIKTTDMNISEVVYSIGFISRSYFSKIFKAKYNCSPKEYKDKQRNFAISA, from the coding sequence ATGAAAACGATAACCTTAAAAACAGCGAAAATCCATCAAGTACTTGAACAGTTGCAAACCACTTTTGCGGGTAAACTTACAACCGATGCCAAGGAACACATCTTGGAAATCGACAATCCAATAGGAAAGGGCATTATCAAAGGAATATCTTTTAAAGGTGGCATATCCTATATGGAATTTGATATGGAATTTACCGAAGATATTGCAATGGTGGCCAGTTCTCCCGACCACACGCCCATTTGTTTTGCGTATTGTTCGCAGGGGCATTTTATGCACAGTTTTGGTACAAATGGTGAAAAGCATGAGTTGGAGAATTTCCAAACAGGAATCATTACAAGTAAAAAGTCCCAGGACAACCTGCTTTATTTTGAAAAGGACATGCGCCTAAAAATGATATTGATCCTCGTTAGCCCAACCTCAAGATCCGCAAACGGAAACCACCTGAGCGAAGAATTGCAAAAATTGTTCTTTAAGAACGATAAGGCACAGAATTTTGCCTATGTGGGATCGTATAACCTAAAGGTTGCGGAAAGAGTGAGACAATTAAATTCCATTGACGAAACAGGTATTGCAAGAAGATTGATGGTAGAAGGTCTGGTACATTTAATTTTGGCCCTCGAAATACAACAACATTCGGACGACCTTAAAAAGACGGACTTGCAAGAGTCCTCATTGACCAAGAATGAAATGGAGGTTGTTCGGGAACTGTCCCTTTTTGTGAACAATTATCCCGAAAAACAGCTTTCTGTAACCTATCTGTGCAAAAAAGGCGGATTGTCGCCATCTAAACTGCAAGAAGGTTTTAAACTTATGCACGGAACAACCGTAACGGATTACATAAGGGATGTACGCGTGCAATTGGCGGAAAACCTTATAAAGACAACGGATATGAACATTTCGGAAGTGGTGTACAGCATTGGATTTATAAGCAGGAGTTATTTCTCAAAAATATTTAAGGCAAAATATAACTGCAGCCCTAAAGAATATAAGGACAAGCAGAGAAACTTTGCCATCTCGGCGTAG
- a CDS encoding YSC84-related protein, producing the protein MKTLKTITVAAALFVAFGTFAQSSKDKKIIADAQKAKKTLIAKDAGLKKFFETSTGYVIFPNVGEGGFILGGASGNGVVYENGNKVGMANMKKIDVGLQAGGQALTEVIFFETEDALNEFKTGNYAFSGDLSAIAVKSGVSKSADYNDGVVVFAMPKAGLMADASVGGQKFEYIPFK; encoded by the coding sequence ATGAAAACTTTGAAAACAATTACCGTAGCAGCGGCATTATTTGTCGCTTTCGGAACTTTTGCCCAAAGCAGTAAGGACAAAAAAATTATTGCGGATGCACAAAAAGCCAAAAAAACGCTGATCGCAAAAGATGCCGGGCTGAAAAAATTCTTTGAAACGTCCACGGGCTATGTAATCTTCCCAAATGTTGGGGAAGGTGGATTTATCTTGGGGGGAGCCTCTGGAAATGGTGTCGTTTACGAAAATGGAAACAAGGTGGGAATGGCCAACATGAAAAAGATTGATGTTGGATTACAAGCCGGTGGCCAGGCATTGACCGAGGTCATCTTTTTTGAAACCGAAGATGCCCTAAATGAATTTAAGACCGGAAATTATGCCTTTTCGGGCGACCTTTCGGCCATTGCAGTAAAATCAGGTGTTTCCAAAAGTGCTGATTATAACGATGGTGTTGTTGTATTTGCCATGCCAAAAGCTGGATTAATGGCGGATGCCTCTGTTGGCGGCCAAAAATTTGAATACATACCCTTTAAATAG
- a CDS encoding head GIN domain-containing protein, with protein MKLKKSIILWCATIVVSCSSDDITGSGTLTTESRELNAFTAVSVKGIANVNITQGDSQTVEITADSNVIDYLRTEVENGSLNIYLASGHNYENITVHVDVMVKGLNGVTNEGSGTLKILDVENLDFHIKNIGTSDISFSGSSKTLSIENEGSGRISGYGFLTESCAVNIVGSGDVEVNCANELQVEINGSGNVFYKGNPTISTTIEGSGKVINSN; from the coding sequence ATGAAGCTTAAAAAATCAATAATCCTATGGTGTGCAACCATTGTAGTCTCTTGCTCATCGGACGATATAACGGGTTCCGGAACATTGACTACGGAAAGTAGGGAACTGAATGCCTTCACCGCAGTTTCTGTAAAGGGAATAGCCAATGTAAATATTACTCAAGGGGATAGTCAAACGGTAGAAATCACCGCAGATAGCAATGTTATCGATTACTTGAGAACAGAAGTCGAAAATGGCAGCTTGAACATATATCTGGCCTCTGGGCACAACTACGAAAACATAACTGTTCATGTAGATGTAATGGTAAAAGGCTTAAATGGTGTTACCAACGAAGGTTCTGGAACTTTAAAGATTCTTGATGTGGAAAATCTCGATTTCCACATCAAGAACATCGGTACCAGTGATATCTCCTTTTCGGGCTCATCCAAAACCCTATCCATAGAAAATGAGGGTTCCGGACGCATTTCCGGTTACGGATTCCTTACCGAATCCTGTGCTGTAAATATTGTTGGTTCAGGTGATGTGGAGGTGAATTGCGCCAACGAACTCCAAGTAGAGATAAATGGTAGCGGAAATGTTTTTTACAAAGGCAACCCGACCATATCCACAACGATTGAAGGCAGTGGAAAAGTCATAAACAGTAATTGA
- a CDS encoding LLM class flavin-dependent oxidoreductase — MDSKKIAYSLLELAVLPKGSTPNQVYKNTVALAQKAEALGYKRMWFAEHHNMPAITSSSPEILIGHVAQATTSLRLGSGGVMLPNHSPFVVAERFGTLANLFPNRIDLGLGRAPGTDQPTARAINPGFIEATHSFPKDIEQIQQYFSSDNKDSKIRVPLAEGVDVPIYILGSSTSSARLAAQKGLPYAFASHFATAQLFNALEIYRDQFQPSKTLQKPYVIAGINAIVADTDEQAERLYTSALRMVINILSGTQTQSIEPPTEMSTSLQEVRQHPAIMQMTRYSFVGSKETVKKQVEDFIEQTKVDEVIVSSMMYDSNDRIKSAELFAEIMKDINENALVAMD; from the coding sequence ATGGATTCAAAGAAAATTGCTTATTCACTTTTGGAACTTGCCGTTCTTCCAAAAGGAAGTACACCAAACCAAGTATATAAGAATACGGTGGCGTTGGCCCAAAAAGCAGAGGCATTGGGCTATAAAAGAATGTGGTTTGCCGAACATCATAATATGCCCGCTATCACCAGTAGTTCGCCCGAAATATTGATAGGTCACGTAGCACAGGCCACTACATCTTTACGTTTGGGTTCTGGTGGGGTGATGTTGCCCAACCACTCCCCTTTTGTAGTGGCCGAACGCTTTGGTACCTTGGCCAATTTGTTCCCGAACCGTATTGACCTTGGTCTGGGAAGGGCTCCTGGTACCGACCAACCTACCGCGCGTGCGATAAACCCGGGTTTTATAGAAGCTACCCATTCCTTCCCAAAGGATATTGAGCAGATTCAACAGTATTTTTCATCAGATAATAAAGACTCGAAGATCAGGGTTCCATTGGCCGAGGGCGTGGATGTACCCATTTATATTTTGGGTTCAAGCACCAGTAGTGCCCGATTGGCAGCGCAAAAAGGATTGCCCTACGCGTTCGCCAGTCATTTTGCGACCGCACAGCTGTTCAATGCCCTCGAAATTTACAGAGACCAGTTTCAACCCTCCAAGACATTGCAAAAGCCTTATGTTATCGCTGGAATCAATGCGATTGTAGCGGATACCGATGAGCAAGCCGAGCGTTTGTACACCTCTGCCCTAAGAATGGTCATAAATATATTGTCCGGTACGCAGACCCAATCCATAGAACCTCCCACCGAAATGAGCACTAGTTTACAGGAGGTACGACAGCATCCGGCCATTATGCAAATGACCCGCTACTCTTTTGTGGGCAGTAAGGAAACCGTAAAAAAACAAGTGGAAGATTTCATTGAGCAAACAAAAGTTGATGAAGTTATTGTCTCCTCCATGATGTATGATAGCAATGATCGCATCAAGTCGGCAGAATTGTTCGCAGAGATCATGAAGGACATCAATGAAAATGCCCTGGTAGCGATGGATTGA
- a CDS encoding ArsR/SmtB family transcription factor codes for MNLKQVERISKALSDVNRLKIVQAIQSCEDKLECSTITTFLNLSQPSVSHHIKKLVDAELIEPQKEGRFYFYTLNQEVMDNYLLALKKL; via the coding sequence TTGAACTTAAAACAGGTAGAACGCATCTCAAAAGCACTTAGCGATGTCAATCGTTTAAAGATTGTTCAGGCTATCCAGTCCTGTGAGGATAAACTGGAATGCAGTACTATTACAACCTTTTTGAACCTATCACAGCCATCCGTAAGCCATCATATTAAAAAATTGGTCGATGCTGAATTGATCGAGCCTCAAAAAGAAGGCCGGTTCTACTTTTATACGCTCAACCAAGAGGTGATGGACAACTACTTGTTGGCACTCAAAAAGCTATAA
- a CDS encoding sterol desaturase family protein: protein METLKNLPTPLEILLDPISLIVLGIYAALMIWEGLFPARELPKIKNWKTQGLLTFAVFFYLSSYLPLIWDGYISKYQIFDLSFLGDIGGAVVGVFIYEFGLFIWHYSLHKSDFLWKVFHQMHHSAERMDTYGAFYFSPMDMAGFTLLGSLCLVGVAGFTPGASTLILLTTVFLGIFQHSNIVTPQWLGYVIQRPESHTVHHAKGIHAYNYSDLPIFDIIFGTFNNPKGYLHETGFYNGASKRIKDMLLFKDVSEEINKNEKDEA from the coding sequence ATGGAAACCTTAAAAAATTTACCGACACCTTTAGAAATTCTTTTAGACCCTATCTCCTTAATTGTCTTGGGAATCTATGCGGCCCTTATGATCTGGGAAGGATTGTTCCCCGCCAGGGAATTGCCCAAAATTAAAAATTGGAAAACACAGGGATTATTGACCTTTGCCGTTTTCTTTTATCTATCGAGCTATTTACCGTTGATTTGGGACGGCTATATTTCTAAATACCAAATATTCGACCTTTCCTTTTTGGGAGATATTGGAGGAGCCGTAGTAGGCGTATTCATTTATGAATTCGGTCTTTTTATTTGGCACTACAGCCTGCACAAAAGCGACTTCCTGTGGAAAGTTTTTCACCAAATGCACCACAGTGCGGAACGTATGGATACTTATGGAGCTTTCTATTTTAGTCCTATGGACATGGCCGGATTTACACTTTTAGGGAGCCTTTGCTTGGTCGGTGTTGCCGGTTTTACACCGGGAGCATCCACCCTTATCTTGTTGACGACGGTTTTCCTGGGAATATTCCAGCACAGTAATATTGTTACGCCACAATGGTTGGGGTATGTTATTCAACGTCCAGAGAGCCATACGGTACATCATGCCAAGGGCATACATGCATACAATTATTCCGACCTGCCCATATTCGATATCATCTTTGGCACCTTTAACAATCCAAAGGGATATTTGCATGAGACGGGATTCTACAATGGAGCATCTAAACGGATAAAGGACATGTTGCTATTTAAGGATGTTAGTGAAGAAATCAACAAAAATGAAAAAGATGAAGCTTAA
- a CDS encoding Gfo/Idh/MocA family protein — translation MKNNNSNKRRKFLRQIGATTLASAATPFASFAAQEKAEERMLRYDRIFSNNDTVRIGVIGYGVQGHFDLRTALQVPGVELAGICDLYKGRLTRAQEEFGKDLYVTRSYKDLLNREDIDAVLICTTDVWHHQITLDALAKGKHVYLEKPMMHKIDEGYPMMKAAKQSGKVVQIGSQRVSSVGYAKAKELLAAGEIGELNMVTAAWDRQSSIGAWEYTIPDDASAETTDWDTFIEVTDKMEFDAKKFFWWRAFKEFGTGVAGDLYIHLLSGTHFITNSKGPESIYSTGQFSYWNDGRNMPDVMSGVMQYPKSEAHPAFQLNLRVNFISGTGGQEIIQLIGSEGTITVNGNNITVGYSKMPEAPGFGGYDSVFTFPEEMQERMKAEYNAKWTEEQQQRHPKGDVIFKAPEGYSDHLDHFTNFFDAIRDGKKVVEDAEFGFRAAAPALACNTSYFDKKIMHWDPEKMKLV, via the coding sequence ATGAAAAATAACAACTCAAACAAAAGAAGAAAATTTTTACGACAGATAGGGGCCACTACTTTGGCCTCCGCCGCCACTCCATTTGCTTCTTTCGCTGCCCAAGAAAAGGCAGAGGAGCGTATGCTGAGATATGACAGGATATTTTCCAATAACGATACGGTGCGAATCGGTGTCATCGGTTATGGCGTACAGGGCCATTTTGATCTTAGAACCGCCTTGCAGGTTCCCGGTGTTGAACTAGCAGGCATTTGTGATCTGTACAAGGGTAGGTTAACACGGGCCCAAGAGGAGTTTGGCAAAGACCTCTATGTTACCAGAAGCTATAAAGACTTATTGAACAGGGAAGATATTGACGCCGTGCTTATTTGTACCACCGATGTTTGGCACCACCAGATTACCTTGGATGCCCTTGCCAAAGGCAAACACGTGTATTTGGAAAAACCCATGATGCATAAAATTGATGAAGGCTACCCCATGATGAAGGCCGCCAAACAATCGGGCAAAGTTGTCCAAATCGGTAGCCAAAGGGTAAGCAGCGTTGGTTATGCAAAGGCAAAAGAGCTTTTGGCCGCCGGCGAAATCGGAGAACTCAACATGGTCACGGCTGCTTGGGACCGACAAAGTTCCATAGGAGCTTGGGAATATACCATACCGGACGATGCCAGCGCCGAGACCACTGACTGGGATACCTTTATCGAGGTAACGGACAAAATGGAATTTGATGCCAAAAAATTCTTTTGGTGGAGGGCTTTTAAGGAATTCGGCACGGGCGTGGCAGGGGACCTTTATATCCATTTATTGAGCGGAACCCATTTTATCACCAATTCCAAAGGGCCCGAAAGTATTTACAGTACCGGACAATTTAGTTATTGGAACGATGGCAGAAATATGCCCGATGTGATGTCCGGCGTTATGCAATACCCCAAAAGTGAAGCGCATCCCGCTTTTCAATTAAATCTAAGGGTAAACTTTATCAGTGGTACGGGAGGCCAGGAAATAATACAGTTGATCGGTTCGGAGGGGACCATCACCGTAAACGGCAATAACATAACCGTTGGTTATAGCAAAATGCCAGAAGCTCCCGGATTTGGAGGCTATGATTCCGTGTTCACCTTTCCCGAAGAAATGCAAGAGCGCATGAAGGCCGAATACAATGCAAAATGGACCGAGGAACAACAACAGCGACACCCAAAAGGCGATGTAATTTTTAAAGCTCCCGAGGGCTATAGTGACCATTTGGACCATTTCACCAATTTTTTTGATGCCATAAGGGATGGTAAAAAAGTGGTGGAAGACGCAGAATTCGGTTTTAGGGCGGCAGCTCCTGCCCTCGCCTGCAATACCAGTTATTTTGATAAAAAAATAATGCACTGGGACCCCGAAAAGATGAAATTGGTTTAA
- a CDS encoding tetratricopeptide repeat protein has product MRVALVYIWCLFTASLVAQDKMLDVVDKDTSTVDSLNQLGYDLWIRDPSRSVQLGNRAYTMATALKYESGSAFAKRVSGVGHWSLGEAKQALFDLYEGLDLYEDLNDLEGVSNIKLNIGMVYADIDEDSLALKQFHEAINGFSQLNLDDRTATAYTKLGTLQMESGRLDKAHTNITNALNIHTRMDYKYGMSEAHNRLGRIYLEQGDLEQADYHLRQSLTIGRRIDDKDGMVSNLLQFGRMFSLQKDYEMADMHFKLALSRADQMNLNNYKLDILKNLAELKHLTQQNDSALIYYKQYVNLKDSLFTIKKSRQIAGLEFRNEILQKDQELNALSKSQKLNRTILWILIGGICIVLLLSFFLMKNIRQRTKHQKQLLEQQKIIAEQALENQQLRSTDLEGELDAKNRKLTSYAMNFVQKNQLIEDFKDKIQQAKKSTSPEKTKQILTDIERTLKINQGKEKDWEDFKEHFENVHPDFFTNLKQQYPDLSSNDLKVAALTRLNLSIKEASNILGISPESTKTARYRLRKKMDLPQETDLFDFLIQLDN; this is encoded by the coding sequence TTGAGAGTAGCGCTTGTTTACATATGGTGCCTTTTTACCGCTTCGCTTGTTGCTCAAGACAAGATGCTGGATGTTGTTGATAAGGACACCTCCACGGTAGATAGTCTGAACCAATTGGGTTATGACCTCTGGATTCGAGACCCCTCGCGATCCGTTCAATTGGGCAATAGGGCGTACACCATGGCCACCGCCCTAAAATATGAGAGTGGCTCCGCTTTTGCCAAAAGGGTTTCGGGTGTGGGCCATTGGTCCTTGGGAGAGGCCAAACAAGCACTTTTCGACCTTTACGAAGGATTGGACCTATACGAAGACCTCAACGACCTTGAAGGAGTTTCCAATATTAAGCTCAACATCGGGATGGTCTATGCTGATATTGATGAAGATTCCTTGGCCCTGAAGCAATTTCATGAGGCCATCAATGGGTTTTCACAGCTCAACTTGGATGATAGAACTGCGACCGCATACACTAAACTGGGCACCCTTCAAATGGAAAGTGGCCGATTGGACAAGGCCCACACCAATATTACCAACGCCCTGAACATACATACCAGGATGGATTACAAATATGGTATGTCCGAAGCCCACAACAGACTTGGACGTATCTATCTGGAACAAGGCGACCTGGAACAGGCAGATTATCACTTAAGGCAATCGCTTACCATTGGCAGACGAATCGATGACAAGGACGGCATGGTGAGCAACCTTTTACAGTTTGGCAGAATGTTCTCCCTTCAAAAAGATTATGAGATGGCCGATATGCATTTTAAGCTCGCTTTGAGCAGGGCCGACCAAATGAACCTGAACAACTACAAACTCGATATTTTAAAAAATTTGGCTGAGCTCAAACATTTGACCCAGCAAAATGATTCGGCCCTTATTTATTACAAACAATACGTCAACCTGAAGGACTCCTTGTTTACCATTAAAAAATCCAGACAAATTGCCGGACTGGAGTTTAGGAACGAGATTTTACAGAAAGACCAAGAGTTGAACGCCCTATCCAAAAGTCAAAAACTGAACAGGACCATACTGTGGATTTTGATCGGAGGCATTTGTATTGTGCTGTTGCTTTCTTTCTTTTTGATGAAAAACATTAGACAGCGTACCAAGCATCAGAAACAATTATTGGAGCAACAAAAAATTATTGCGGAGCAAGCATTGGAGAATCAACAATTGCGAAGTACGGATCTGGAGGGAGAACTTGATGCCAAAAACAGAAAGCTTACCTCCTACGCCATGAATTTTGTTCAAAAGAATCAACTTATCGAAGATTTTAAAGACAAAATCCAACAGGCCAAAAAGTCGACCTCCCCTGAAAAAACCAAACAAATACTCACCGATATTGAGCGTACCTTGAAAATCAACCAAGGAAAAGAAAAGGATTGGGAAGATTTTAAAGAGCATTTTGAAAATGTGCACCCCGACTTTTTCACTAATCTAAAGCAACAATATCCCGACTTAAGTAGCAACGATTTGAAGGTTGCCGCACTAACAAGACTCAATTTATCCATTAAAGAGGCGTCCAACATTCTCGGAATTTCGCCCGAAAGCACAAAAACAGCCAGGTATCGCCTAAGAAAAAAAATGGACTTGCCCCAAGAGACCGACCTTTTCGATTTCCTCATACAACTCGACAACTAA
- a CDS encoding pyridoxamine 5'-phosphate oxidase family protein produces MNKRNYMKNEEGLRKVRTLIDEQKTVMMASNLDTKPFSVCPMTVQQMDEKGDLWFFVSKESGLFKDIEDDNRIQIIYSDDKKQQYLSIFGNATHIKAEKKKDELWNHTLLNWFEGKDDPNLTLISVNMENAFFWDNENSKLVPFFDAEESMASNSGEKGFVNL; encoded by the coding sequence ATGAACAAGAGAAATTATATGAAAAATGAAGAGGGTCTAAGAAAAGTAAGGACCTTGATAGATGAGCAGAAAACCGTAATGATGGCCAGTAATTTGGATACCAAACCGTTTTCGGTCTGCCCAATGACCGTGCAGCAAATGGACGAGAAAGGGGACCTTTGGTTCTTTGTCTCCAAGGAAAGCGGACTTTTTAAGGATATTGAAGATGACAATCGCATTCAAATTATCTACTCCGATGATAAAAAACAGCAGTACCTGTCCATTTTCGGAAATGCAACACACATAAAGGCCGAAAAGAAAAAGGATGAGCTATGGAACCATACTTTGCTAAATTGGTTCGAAGGCAAGGACGACCCGAACCTTACCCTGATCAGTGTAAATATGGAAAATGCATTCTTTTGGGACAACGAGAACAGTAAGCTTGTGCCCTTTTTTGATGCAGAGGAAAGCATGGCGTCCAACTCCGGGGAAAAAGGATTTGTAAACTTATAG